One Purpureocillium takamizusanense chromosome 1, complete sequence genomic window carries:
- a CDS encoding uncharacterized protein (TransMembrane:12 (i12-37o57-77i84-104o110-132i144-162o182-199i266-289o301-324i331-351o371-392i404-422o434-453i)~COG:P~EggNog:ENOG503P0X8) gives MGKHLGTFRSSYLVALSCIGSFLFAYDTGIVGGILTLKSFQNDFGFTAGQKDNVSSLSASLLQAGAFFSCLFVWPFTARFGRRWAIVLSSFVFNIGAVMQLFYARGLATWYAGRVISGLGVGIATVIIPMYTAEMAPKHLRGRLGSGFQLAFTLGVLVSYFIDYGVSAHVDPTSSRQWRIPVGLQLVPGGILGLGMLVTRESARWLAKRGRLEEAMASLVWVRGGEETREVEEEFGDILAGIEEEERATAGVTWKEYFLPSNRYRLFVAVTIQIGAQLTGNTSLAYFSPQIFSAVGAGKDAMLLSGFFGVCKVVSCLFFVLFLVERIGRKGSLLIGSFLMGVYMLIVGLITKFHPPSPKAGLTPPAIASLTMIYLEAMTYNISWGPVPWLYIGEIFPTRIREGGVAIGAATQWLFNFTFSQITPHAVTNLGWKVFLMFAIFNWALVFYTWFFIKEVRACGRIKLRSKTTR, from the exons ATGGGCAAGCATCTTGGAACCTTTAGGTCTTCGTacctcgtcgcgctcagCTGCATCGGGTCCTTTCTGTTCGCCTACGACAcgggcatcgtgggcggcatCCTGACGCTCAAGTCGTTCCAAAACGACTTTGGGTTCACCGCGGGACAAAAGGACAATGTCAGCTCCCTGTCGGCGAGCCTGCTTCAAGCAGGAG CATTCTTCAGCTGCCTCTTCGTGTGGCCCTTTACGGCGCGCTTCGGCCGCCGGTGGGCCATCGTCCTGTCCTCGTTCGTCTTCAacatcggcgccgtcatgcaGCTCTTTTACGCGCGCGGGCTCGCGACGTGGTACGCAGGGCGCGTCATCTCCGGCCtgggcgtcggcatcgcgacCGTCATCATACCCATGTACAcggcggagatggcgccCAAGCATCtccgcgggcggctcggAAGCGGGTTCCAGCTGGCGTTTACGCTCGGCGTGCTGGTGAGCTACTTTATCGACTACGGGGTGTCGGCGCACGTCGACCCAACGAGCAGCAGGCAGTGGCGCATCCCCgtcggcctgcagctcgtGCCGGGAGGGATCCTCGGGCTGGGGATGCTCGTGACGCGCGAGAgcgctcgctggctggcgaagAGGGGCAGGCTggaggaggccatggcgtcgctggtgtgggtgcgcggcggcgaggagacgcgagaggtggaggaggagttTGGGGATATCCTGGCgggcatcgaggaggaggagcgggcgacggcgggcgtgacGTGGAAGGAATATTTTTTGCCTTCGAATCGCTACCGCCTGTTTGTTGCCGTGACGATACAGATCG gagcgcAACTCACCGGCAACACGAGCCTCGCATACT TCTCGCCGCAAATCTTCTcggccgtcggggccggcAAAGACGCCATGCTACTCAGCGGCTTCTTCGGGGTCTGCAAGGTGGTCTCGTGCCTGTTCTTCGTGCTCTTCCTGGTCGAGCGCATCGGCCGCAAGGGCTCCCTGCTCATCGGATCGTTCCTCATGGGGGTATACATGCTCATCGTCGGGCTCATCACCAAGTTCCACCCGCCGAGCCCCAAGGCGGGACTTACACCGCCGGCGATTGCGTCGCTTACCATGATCTAcctcgaggccatgacgTACAACATCTCGTGGGGGCCGGTGCCGTGG CTGTATATTGGCGAGATCTTCCCTACGCGCAtccgcgagggcggcgtggccatcggcgcggcgacgcagtGGCTCTTTAACTTTACGTTTTCGCAAATCACGCCGCACGCGGTGACGAACCTGGGGTGGAAGGTGTTTCTCATGTTTGCCATTTTCAATTGGGCGCTGGTGTTTTACACGTGGTTCTTCATCAAAGaggtgcgcgcgtgcggaaGGATCAAATTGAGGAGCAAGACAACCCGCTGA
- a CDS encoding Nitric oxide reductase (NAD(P)(+), nitrous oxide-forming) (EggNog:ENOG503NW2X~TransMembrane:1 (o233-257i)~COG:Q), with translation MTVSEPLKFPFLRESGLKPPAEFARLRSTDPLSKVRLFDGTLAWLATKYDDVCFVATDDRLSKVRARPGFPELSAGGKEAAKAKATFVDMDAPDHMHQRGMVEKFFDANYVNKLRPYIQKTIDDHLDAIKARGCEDGPIDLIKEFALPIPSYVIYHILGVPPEDLEKLTEKNAIRSNGSGTAREASAASQELLEYLAALVEERSREPKNDLISTLVTEQVIPGHIDRSDAVQIAFLLLVAGNATMVNMIALGVVTLFQNPSQLEQLKNDPSLAPAFVKELTRFHTGSALAMKRTAKVDVELHGKLIKAGEGIIASNQSANRDEDVFEDPDTFDMNRKWPVDKDPLGYGFGDHRCIAELLANTELTLVFSTLFQKLPNLTLDQSPEDVKCTPLHKDVGIVELPVRF, from the exons atGACTGTTTCCGAGCCTCTCAAGTTCCCCTTCCTTCGGGAGTCGGGCCtgaagccgccggccgagttTGCTCGTCTTCGTTCGACCGATCCGCTATCCAAAGTCCGACTCTTTGACGGTACCCTTGCGTGGCTTGCAACAAAGTACGACGACGTCTGCTTCGTGGCCACAGATGATCGGCTTTCGAAG GTCCGAGCACGGCCCGGATTCCCCGAGCTGAGTGCAGGCGGCAAAGAAGCGGCCAAGGCAAAGGCGACGTtcgtcgacatggacgccCCAGACCACATGCACCAGAG GGGCATGGTGGAAAAGTTCTTTGATGCAAACTATGTCAACAAGCTACGACCATACATCCAAAAGACGATTGATGATCATTTGGATGCCATCAAGGCCAGGGGATGCGAGGACGGTCCCATCGATCTGATCAAGGAGTTTGCGCTCCCTATCCCCTCATAT GTCATCTACCACATCCTTGGTGTTCCGCCTGAAGACCTGGAGAAGTTGACTGAAAAGAACGCCATCCGCTCAAACGGAAGCGGCACAGCCCGAGAGGCATCTGCGGCTAGCCA GGAGTTGCTCGAgtacctcgccgccctggtcgaGGAACGCTCCAGGGAGCCGAAGAACGACCTCATCAGCACCCTTGTCACCGAGCAGGTGATTCCCGGCCATATCGACAGGTCTGACGCTGTGCAAATTGCATTCCTGCTCCTCGTTGCAGGAAACGCTACCATGGTGAACATGATTGCTCTT GGTGTCGTCACGCTGTTCCAAAACCCTTCTCAGCTTGAGCAACTGAAGAACGATCCATCGCTTGCTCCCGCTTTCGTCAAGGAGCTTACTCGGTTCCACACTGGGTCTGCTCTGGCAATGAAGCGGACAGCCAAGGTTGACGTGGAGTTGCACGGCAAA CtcatcaaggccggcgagggcatcattGCGTCCAATCAGTCTGCCAACCGAGACGAGGATGTCTTCGAGGACCCAGACACCTTCGACATGAACCGAAAGTGGCCTGTCGACAAGGATCCGCTCGGTTACGGCTTCGGCGACCATCGCTGCATTGCAGAGCTGCTGGCGAACACGGAGCTCACTTTGGTCTTTT CTACTCTATTCCAGAAATTGCCCAACCTGACATTGGATCAGAGCCCCGAGGACGTGAAGTGCACGCCTCTTCACAAGGATGTGGGCATTGTTGAGCTGCCTGTGCGATTTTAA
- a CDS encoding uncharacterized protein (EggNog:ENOG503PDT1) produces ICPDVLKPRDPNDGLYLNVVVINLSLTTNLPGITSAAHSKRCGSQGGGLLQLKAEIQEQAEALATRMASPKIMRILTHSLPQFTTQSLDILTGKTMILDDDMGWDEDGKTVEDDSEPESELLDDEFSNFLDE; encoded by the coding sequence CATCTGCCCCGATGTTTTGAAACCTCGAGATCCCAATGACGGTCTATACTTGAACGTGGTGGTCATCAACCTGAGCCTGACTACGAACCTACCGGGGATAACGTCGGCGGCTCACTCTAAACGATGCGGTTCCCAGGGCGGAGGATTGCTTCAGCTGAAAGCGGAGATACAGGAACAGGCAGAAGCTCTTGCAACCCGAATGGCATCCCCTAAAATCATGAGGATCCTGACTCATTCACTTCCGCAGTTTACAACACAATCGCTGGATATCTTGACTGGCAAGACAATGATACTAGACGATGATATGGGGTGGGACGAGGATGGCAAGACTGTTGAGGACGACTCGGAGCCAGAATCTGAGCTTCTAGATGATGAATTTTCTAACTTTTTAGATGAATAA
- a CDS encoding uncharacterized protein (TransMembrane:2 (o27-50i62-86o)~EggNog:ENOG503PIMF) translates to MGNNLSSTFVPDTSKVVLNVPDRNADILLGIIWLLVLYVCAMIFSTCALVDRWKGPADKIRVGAGSVMGAALLSTAWPVVTVYLLFAK, encoded by the coding sequence ATGGGCAACAATCTTTCATCGACCTTTGTTCCCGACACCTCCAAGGTCGTCCTCAACGTGCCGGACCGCAACGCCGACATTCTTCTCGGCATCATCTGGCTGCTCGTTCTCTATGTCTGCGCCATGATCTTCAGCACCTGCGCGCTCGTTGACCGCTGGAAGGGCCCGGCCGATAAGATACGAGTCGGAGCGGGTTCGGTCATGGGGGCCGCGCTACTGTCGACAGCGTGGCCGGTCGTCACAGTGTATCTACTTTTTGCGAAGTGA
- a CDS encoding uncharacterized protein (COG:S~EggNog:ENOG503NXK8) gives MAHPPPQQQGSSLQLPAASTAPAHVASGPHPATSSSSPRRAISPNPEARGGIVVFSGGSAANSLVDVFERVREANRATLSYVIPISDNGGSTSEIIRVFGGPGIGDVRSRLVRLIPDNNDPETVAIKHLFNHRLPRVHADARAEWFEILETTHPLWRDISSPKRELIRSYLNSFNLEVIKRMRPTSRFDFSRSSIGNIFLTGARLFTGSFEAAIYLLSSICAVPERVSVLPALNTNFAHHIAAGLQDGTVITGQNDISHPSAPTAAVPVNGAFSTGAHTPAPSIGHDAEEHDEVEDANLPGSLPALRRPAIAFSKVDEEDLPTRIDRIWYINPYGQEIRIPANPRVLDAINSANTIIYSIGSLFTSLIPNLVLKGVGEAVASPYIRNKILIINGSTDRETGPSSNPFTGLDFVAAIANACADSRGLPRPTEDEYGAYVTHVIHIDGPAAPAVDKQRLGNIGIETTRLYGPTGGRYDANALGQTLESLVGRKDMRADRSRRNTLVG, from the exons ATGGCACACCCcccgccacagcagcagggtTCATCACTGCAactgcccgccgccagcacggcCCCCGCGCACGTGGCGTCCGGCCCTCATCCTgcaacatcgtcgtcgtcgccgcgtcgcgccATTAGCCCGAACCCggaggcccgcggcggcatcgtggtattctccggcggcagcgcggccaACAGCCTGGTTGACGTCTTTGAGCGCGTCCGCGAGGCCAACCGCGCCACCCTCAGCTACGTGATACCCATCTCCGACAatggcggcagcaccagcgaaATCATCCGTGTCTTTGGCGGGCCTG GAATCGGCGACGTCAGATCCCGGCTGGTGAGGCTCATCCCCGACAACAATGACCCCGAGACGGTCGCCATCAAGCACTTGTTCAACCACCGCCTTCCCAGGGTCCATGCAGATGCGCGGGCCGAATGGTTCGAGATTCTCGAGACCACGCACCCGCTGTGGCGCGACATCTCATCCCCAAAGCGCGAGCTCATTCGGTCCTACCTCAACAGCTTCAACCTCGAAGTCATCAAGCGTATGCGACCCACCAGCCGCTTCGACTTTTCCCGCTCCAGCATCGGCAACATATTCCTCACGGGTGCTCGTCTGTTCACCGGCAGCTTCGAGGCCGCCATTTATCTCCTAAGCTCCATCTGCGCCGTGCCGGAGCGGGTGAGCGTCCTGCCGGCGCTCAACACCAACTTTGCGCACCACATTGCCGCTGGACTCCAGGATGGGACTGTCATCACCGGGCAGAATGACATTTCGCATccgagcgcgccgacggcggctgtTCCCGTCAATGGCGCCTTCAGCACGGGGGCACACACCCCGGCACCATCTATAGGTCATGACGCGGAGGAGCACGACGAGGTGGAAGATGCAAACCTTCCTGGCTCCTTGCCTGCGCTGAGGCGTCCGGCCATCGCCTTTTCCAaggtggacgaggaagacCTGCCCACTCGTATCGACAGGATTTGGTACATCAATCCATACGGCCAGGAAATTCGCATTCCCGCTAACCCGCGAGTtctcgacgccatcaactCCGCCAACACCATTATATACAGCATCGGCTCCCTCTTCACATCGCTGATCCCTAATCTGGTTCTCAAGGGTGTCGGCGAGGCTGTTGCGAGTCCGTATATCCGCAACAAGATTCTTATTATTAATGGGAGCACGGATAGAGAGACAGGGCCCTCGAGCAATCCTTTCACCGGGCTGGACTTTGTGGCCGCAATCGCCAATGCGTGCGCCGACTCGAGAGGCTTGCCACGGCCGACAGAGGACGAGTACGGGGCCTATGTGACCCATGTAATTCACATAGATGGGCCAGCGGCCCCTGCTGTCGACAAACAGCGGCTGGGGAATATTGGTATCGAGACGACAAGGCTGTACGGGCCCACTGGCGGCCGATACGACGCAAACGCGCTGGGTCAGACTCTTGAGTCGTTGGTGGGACGGAAAGACATGCGAGCCGATAGGAGCAGGAGGAACACGTTGGTCGGATGA